CCTATAATGCCTGCGAGCACAGTCCCAAATATAAAGTTCATTACATTATCATCTGTTAATTGAACCCCTTTGTGTTTTACCTCTTTTTTAATGAGATAAGTCCCGACAAGTATGGCAATGACATACATCAGACCATAAAATCTTATCTGGATGGGACCGTATTCAAAAAGTATCGGCTGCACGAATAACCTCCATTTTTATATCATTCCTTCTATCGGACTTGAGGCTGCTGCGTATAATTTTTTCGGGATTCTTCCTGCCTCAAATGCAAGTCTGCCTGCCTCAACAGCAAGTTTCATCGCCCTTGCCATCTTAACAGGGTCTTTTGCGCCTGCTATGCCTGTATTCATTAAAAGACCGTCGCAGCCGAGTTCCATTGCAATTGCAGCATCGGATGCTGTGCCGACACCTGCATCAACAATCACAGGAATTTTAATTGTTTCTAAAATGATTTTTATATTATACGGATTTCTTATGCCAAGCCCTGAACCAATAGGCGCTGCAAGGGGCATGACAGCGGCACAGCCCAAAGTTTCAAGTTTTTTTGCCATAATCGGGTCATCGTTTGTATAAGGAAGAACAGTAAAACCCTCTTTCACTAAAATCCTTGACGCCTCAAGCAAAGCCTCATTATCAGGAAAGAGCGTCTTTTCATTGCCA
The sequence above is drawn from the Deltaproteobacteria bacterium genome and encodes:
- a CDS encoding thiazole synthase, giving the protein MDVLKIGKYKFKSRLMVGTGKYPSNEIMVKALEASGAEVVTVAVRRVNLDRKGESLLNYIDTKKYTILPNTAGCYTADDAVRTARLGREALETDLVKLEVIGNEKTLFPDNEALLEASRILVKEGFTVLPYTNDDPIMAKKLETLGCAAVMPLAAPIGSGLGIRNPYNIKIILETIKIPVIVDAGVGTASDAAIAMELGCDGLLMNTGIAGAKDPVKMARAMKLAVEAGRLAFEAGRIPKKLYAAASSPIEGMI